The DNA region GGCCAAGCCCTGCTGCATCGAAAATGAGCAGGGTGCGCGGCAACCGTTCGACGACGGTGTAGAGGAAGAAGACGAGCGCTGCCGCGGCGAGAGGCGCGAGCAGGTATACCGGCTGTGAGAAGGCCGCGGGGGTAACTCCGAGTATGAGGTCACGGATTACTCCGCCCCCGAGTCCGGTCAGCAAACCCAGGAGAACTGACCCCACGATGTCGAATCCCCTGTGCGCGGCCAGCAGCGAACCTGATATTGCGAAGAAGAATGTGCCAAGAAAGTCGAGGACCGTGTCCATGCGGCCTCCCAAGGCATGTGGAGCGCCCGATCAGAATCGGGAAACGCATACTTCGCGGCCGCACGTCAGCGCCAACGGCGTGGAGCCCTTCGTCCGCTGCCGTGGCACCGCGGCTGCCAAGCAGCCGTCACAGCACCCGGGCAGCGATCGAGGCCGCGTGGAACTGCAAGTCGTTTAGGGCCCCTCACGCCGGCCTCTGCATTGAGGGGGCAGCGAGCACGAATCGTTCTGTGCTCAGTACAATGCGCAAGTACTGTGATGACCTGTCCGCAAGCCGGAGGATGGGGTTCCGGCCTGCGGTGAGGGTCACGCGCTGACGGCTTCGGCGATCTTCTCGTCACCCTTGTTGATGGCTTTGATGACGGCGTCGTAGTCGCCCTTTTCGATGGCCTTGTTGATTCGCTTCGTGGCGCGCTCCAGGGCCTTGTCGATTCGGTCGAGAGCCTCCTCGTCCACCACGGCGACTATCGCTGAGGAGCCGGGGACAAGCCATTCCTCGGCGTCGACGCCGATGGACTTCTCTTCGTGTCGTTTCACGATCTCGCCGATTCCGGCACCGGCGCCGAGGCCGACGACACCGGTGACGAGAAGCAGCGGCGGGGCGAAGAGTCCGATCACCAGGCCGGCAACGACGCCGATCGCTGTTCCTTTCGCAACGAACTTCCCGCCGTGCTCTTTCACGTGGACGTTGCCATCGGTGTCGCGGGACAGAACGACCGCCGCCACGAGCCTGACGTCGTCCAGCGACTTGATGGATGAGAAGTCTTCTTGCGCCGACTGCTCATCGTCGTAAGAGGCGACCAGGAGCTCGTAATTTCGATCAGTCATTCATCTGCCTTTCATGTTGGTTCGGAACCACTCTGAAGCAGGCGCCGGCCGCTTCACAGAGCCGTAGGTCCCGTCGCGGCCCGAAGGACGAAGGCCCCTAGCGGTGCCCGACCCCGTCAAGGACGGTTGCCACCCGGGGCGCGAGCCGGTGATTCAACGCCTGGCTCACCCTCGCCCTTTCGATGAAGGAGTACGAAATGACGAAATCTCATAGCGGTCCACCGTGGGCGGGCCGCCGCGAGATCGGCCCCGCCGATCTCCAACTGCCTCCCACCCAACCTTTCGATGTCACCGCGCTGATCGCCGCCGCGTTGTCGGCAGAACACACTGCCCCGGAACAGTGATCTCGCACTCCGTGCTCGTCGGAGAGGGAGTGAGCGCGGGACGTCCCCGGTGACGCGGTTGGTGATGGGTTGCGCCCGCAGACAGTACCCC from Microbacterium sp. zg-B185 includes:
- a CDS encoding DUF1269 domain-containing protein, giving the protein MTDRNYELLVASYDDEQSAQEDFSSIKSLDDVRLVAAVVLSRDTDGNVHVKEHGGKFVAKGTAIGVVAGLVIGLFAPPLLLVTGVVGLGAGAGIGEIVKRHEEKSIGVDAEEWLVPGSSAIVAVVDEEALDRIDKALERATKRINKAIEKGDYDAVIKAINKGDEKIAEAVSA